A portion of the Brockia lithotrophica genome contains these proteins:
- a CDS encoding Transcription termination protein NusA, whose translation MRGINADFLEALDLLEREKGISREALLDAVRQALVAAYKKHYHGNPNVRVDIDERAGTLRVVALKRVVETVEDPSTEISLEEARRIDPSVSPEDTLEVEVTPQNFGRVAAQTAKHVVTQRLREAERELLYEMYAPRVGELLTGTARREDARYVYVDLGRGEGLLPRNELLPGETYRPGERVKAVLAKVERTSKGPLLYLSRTAPEMLKRLLEREVPEIASGIVEIRAVSREPGERSKVAVYSRHPHVDPIGTCVGPKGARILAVSEELGGERIDVIRYSPDPAEFIKNALSPARVSDVRFLGERVARVIVPDDQFSLAIGRRGQNARLAARLTGYKIDIRSESDAADVDGQEEVPVAGGSAASREGSSSGEVVESLGEGDFSNADGGVQA comes from the coding sequence ATGCGCGGGATCAACGCGGACTTTCTAGAAGCGCTGGATCTGCTCGAGCGGGAGAAAGGCATTTCGCGCGAGGCCCTGCTCGACGCCGTCCGTCAGGCGCTCGTCGCTGCGTACAAAAAGCACTACCACGGGAACCCCAACGTCCGCGTGGACATCGACGAGCGTGCGGGCACCCTGCGTGTCGTGGCGCTCAAGCGCGTCGTGGAAACCGTCGAGGATCCGTCGACGGAGATTTCCCTCGAGGAGGCGCGGCGCATCGATCCTTCGGTTTCGCCGGAGGATACGCTCGAAGTGGAAGTCACGCCGCAGAACTTCGGACGCGTGGCGGCCCAGACGGCGAAGCACGTCGTCACCCAACGCCTTCGGGAGGCGGAACGCGAGCTCCTCTACGAGATGTACGCGCCGCGGGTAGGGGAGCTCCTCACGGGCACGGCGCGCCGGGAGGACGCTCGGTACGTATACGTCGACCTCGGCCGCGGAGAGGGGCTCCTTCCGCGCAACGAGCTCCTTCCCGGGGAGACGTACCGGCCGGGGGAGCGCGTGAAGGCCGTCCTCGCCAAGGTCGAGCGCACGTCCAAGGGCCCCCTCCTCTACCTGTCGCGCACGGCCCCGGAGATGCTCAAGCGCCTCCTGGAGCGGGAGGTTCCGGAGATCGCGAGCGGGATCGTGGAGATCCGCGCCGTAAGCCGCGAACCCGGCGAGCGTTCCAAGGTAGCCGTGTACTCCCGCCACCCCCACGTTGACCCGATCGGGACGTGCGTCGGGCCCAAAGGCGCCCGCATTCTCGCCGTATCCGAGGAGCTCGGGGGCGAGCGCATCGACGTCATCCGCTACTCTCCCGACCCCGCGGAGTTCATCAAAAACGCCCTGAGTCCGGCACGTGTCTCCGACGTGCGCTTTCTCGGAGAGCGCGTGGCGCGGGTGATCGTGCCCGACGACCAGTTTTCCCTCGCCATCGGCCGCCGGGGGCAAAACGCCCGCCTCGCCGCCCGGCTCACGGGCTACAAGATCGACATCCGCAGCGAGAGCGACGCCGCCGACGTCGACGGGCAGGAAGAAGTACCGGTGGCGGGAGGTTCTGCCGCGTCGCGCGAAGGGTCTTCCTCGGGGGAGGTGGTCGAGTCCCTCGGGGAGGGAGATTTCTCGAACGCCGACGGCGGCGTGCAGGCGTAG